GGGGTTCCTTTTTTCGATTTCATCCACGACTTGATACGTCAGGATTTACTGTGGGCATCAGTGGTGTCAAGCAACTTTAAAACAATCTGATCAGCATCGTTACGTCGAGAAAACGAGACTGACAGCGAGTGCCAGATTTCTCACGCCACCGGCTGACCTTCCAGATTCATCAATTTGACCGGCTTGTGGCCGTTGGTCTCGCCGAAGCTCAACACATCCATCGGGCAAACCGTGACGCAAATGCCGCAGCCGATGCACGAGCTGGTCGAGTTGTCCAGCACTTGCTGCTTCATGGAAACCAGCAACTTGATCAAGCCGGGTGCCATCAAGCGCAGCACGCTCTCCCGACTTTTCAAAGAACACGGTTTTGATC
The candidate division KSB1 bacterium DNA segment above includes these coding regions:
- a CDS encoding 4Fe-4S binding protein, producing MKSRESVLRLMAPGLIKLLVSMKQQVLDNSTSSCIGCGICVTVCPMDVLSFGETNGHKPVKLMNLEGQPVA